A section of the Streptomyces sp. V3I8 genome encodes:
- a CDS encoding ABC transporter permease — protein MTSYSAVTRATLGRLDNPWLFFAGRRARRLVLSLWALVTAAFLMIHLIPGDPVRAALGPTAPPDLVAARRSAQGLDDSLWSQYVRYLGDVLHGDLGVSMTSGLPVSQTIDARLPATLQLAVAAFFFSIMVAVPVGVVTAALTRGERSRRTEAVFTTTSVVLAVIPEFLLAVGLVYVFAVQLGWAPVAGRSGLGSYVLPVLSLAVGPAAILARIVRVELLKVLGADYVRTARAKRLRRHRVYLGHALPNALTATVTLAGLLLSTMIAGTVLVENVFAWPGLGTTVVQSILAKDYPLVQGIVLVYGSGVLLVTVLVDVTLSLIDPRSTMREN, from the coding sequence ATGACGAGCTACTCGGCCGTCACCCGGGCAACACTCGGTCGCCTGGACAACCCGTGGCTGTTCTTCGCCGGGCGCCGCGCCCGCAGGCTGGTCCTGTCACTCTGGGCGCTCGTCACCGCCGCTTTCCTGATGATCCATCTGATCCCGGGAGATCCTGTCCGGGCAGCCCTCGGACCGACCGCGCCACCCGACCTCGTGGCGGCCCGCCGCTCCGCACAGGGTCTGGACGACTCGCTGTGGAGTCAGTACGTGCGCTACCTCGGCGACGTCCTCCACGGGGACCTGGGTGTTTCCATGACGTCCGGTCTGCCGGTGTCGCAGACCATCGACGCACGGCTGCCCGCGACCCTGCAACTGGCGGTGGCCGCCTTCTTCTTCTCGATCATGGTGGCCGTACCCGTCGGAGTGGTGACGGCCGCCCTGACACGCGGCGAGCGCAGTCGCCGCACGGAGGCGGTCTTCACGACGACCAGTGTGGTGCTCGCGGTGATCCCGGAGTTCCTGCTCGCCGTGGGCCTGGTGTACGTCTTCGCGGTGCAACTGGGATGGGCACCGGTGGCGGGCCGGTCGGGCCTCGGCTCGTACGTCCTTCCCGTGCTGTCGCTCGCGGTGGGCCCGGCCGCGATACTCGCCCGCATCGTCCGGGTCGAACTCCTCAAGGTCCTGGGCGCCGACTACGTACGCACGGCCCGCGCCAAACGCCTGCGCCGGCACCGCGTCTACCTGGGGCACGCCCTGCCCAACGCCCTCACGGCGACGGTGACACTGGCCGGACTGCTGCTGAGCACGATGATCGCCGGCACCGTGCTGGTGGAGAACGTCTTCGCCTGGCCCGGTCTGGGCACGACGGTCGTGCAGTCGATCCTCGCCAAGGACTATCCCCTCGTCCAGGGCATCGTGCTGGTCTACGGCAGCGGCGTCCTGCTCGTGACGGTACTGGTGGACGTGACCCTGTCGTTGATCGACCCCCGCTCCACGATGAGGGAGAACTGA
- a CDS encoding ABC transporter substrate-binding protein — protein sequence MAVTGAVVLWCLAACDTGTNSAGSDGQVVDGATFTMVLAADPGTLDPDATTLAGAYQTDRFLYDSLTNVDPQGRVVAGLAGAWKGTTTEATFTLRKGVTCSDGSALRASTVADNINHAGDPENASTRLSLYVPAGAKAVADDTAGTVTVTSPVPDAFLTRNVGGLHIVCDKGLKNRKLLKSGAVGTGMYRMTEAVPGDHYTLTRRKEYAWGPGAWKKNQPGLPDKVVLRIVANETTAANLLTSGAVNASMVTGPDQDRLRQAKLFRRDNSAPLGELWFNQKSGQPASDGATRRSLAQALNLQEIGRVVSGGKGAPPTGLVSGKGPCTQNTVGKDLSGLPAHDPAAAKKALDGAGWRAGPGGVRTKDGHRLSLTFVYPTSLGATMRSGAELIQKQWAAIGVGTSLRGVTDTELSQQVISGQGSWDAAVLPLTLSLPSQAVPFLSGPTPPKGGNYAHIDNGTYDAAVAEAAKTAGSAGCKEWARAERALFERADVVPFVNASNPFFGQRAVFELSESSLIPSSVRMKG from the coding sequence ATGGCAGTGACCGGCGCAGTGGTTCTGTGGTGCCTGGCCGCGTGTGACACCGGCACGAATTCCGCAGGCTCGGACGGACAAGTGGTCGACGGCGCCACCTTCACGATGGTGCTGGCGGCCGACCCGGGGACCCTCGACCCCGATGCCACCACGCTCGCAGGGGCCTATCAGACGGACCGCTTCCTGTACGACTCGCTCACCAACGTCGACCCGCAAGGGCGCGTGGTGGCGGGCCTGGCCGGCGCCTGGAAGGGGACGACCACCGAAGCGACGTTCACTCTGCGCAAGGGCGTCACCTGCTCCGACGGGAGCGCCCTGCGGGCGTCCACGGTGGCCGACAACATCAACCACGCCGGTGATCCGGAGAACGCCTCCACCCGGCTCTCCCTGTACGTGCCGGCCGGCGCCAAGGCCGTCGCGGACGACACGGCCGGTACCGTCACCGTCACCTCACCGGTCCCCGACGCCTTCCTCACCCGCAATGTGGGCGGTCTCCACATCGTCTGCGACAAGGGCCTCAAGAACCGCAAACTGCTCAAGAGCGGGGCGGTGGGCACGGGAATGTATCGGATGACGGAAGCCGTTCCCGGTGACCACTACACGCTCACCCGCCGCAAGGAGTACGCCTGGGGCCCGGGAGCCTGGAAGAAGAACCAGCCCGGTCTGCCCGACAAGGTGGTTCTGAGGATCGTCGCGAACGAGACCACTGCCGCCAACCTGCTCACCTCCGGCGCGGTGAACGCCTCCATGGTCACCGGACCGGACCAGGACCGTCTGCGTCAGGCCAAGTTGTTCCGGCGGGACAACAGCGCTCCGCTCGGTGAACTGTGGTTCAACCAGAAGTCCGGGCAGCCCGCCTCGGACGGTGCGACGCGCAGGTCCCTGGCCCAGGCGCTGAATCTCCAGGAGATCGGCCGTGTGGTGAGCGGGGGCAAGGGGGCACCGCCGACCGGTCTGGTGTCGGGCAAGGGACCGTGCACCCAGAACACGGTCGGCAAGGACCTGTCCGGCCTGCCCGCGCACGATCCCGCGGCGGCGAAGAAGGCCCTGGACGGAGCGGGCTGGCGCGCCGGGCCGGGTGGCGTCCGTACCAAGGACGGCCACCGGCTGTCCCTCACGTTCGTCTATCCGACCAGTCTCGGTGCCACCATGCGTTCCGGCGCGGAGCTGATCCAGAAGCAGTGGGCGGCCATCGGGGTCGGGACGAGTCTGCGCGGGGTCACGGACACCGAGCTGTCCCAGCAGGTCATCTCGGGCCAGGGTTCGTGGGACGCGGCCGTTCTGCCGCTCACGCTCTCCCTGCCGAGCCAGGCCGTGCCGTTCCTGTCGGGTCCGACCCCTCCGAAGGGGGGCAACTACGCGCACATCGACAACGGCACCTACGACGCGGCCGTGGCCGAGGCGGCGAAGACGGCCGGCTCCGCCGGCTGCAAGGAGTGGGCCAGGGCGGAGCGGGCCCTGTTCGAGCGAGCGGACGTCGTTCCTTTCGTGAACGCCTCCAATCCGTTCTTCGGGCAGCGTGCCGTCTTCGAACTCAGTGAGAGCAGCCTCATCCCGTCCTCGGTCCGCATGAAGGGCTGA
- a CDS encoding ABC transporter permease translates to MLRTVLRSLHRQKRRLALPVSAVLLGVACVSGSLLYGQSLQRTLAEARTASRPDVSVEILPDASAGPDSPGGVPRQDEALLRRLAALPAAASARGTLEGRAFLLGSDGEPTGSPSAATGVNYVPDRHGTDPRYPMTEGRGPRHADEIAVDRRSARRAGHLVGDRIDVIVNGRVRSCHLVGVFKAHDPRLAGGGTLTAFDNATARRQFAPSPGTYASLTLAARPGHSPDALAADAARLLPSGLRVVTRAGLDAEAAAGTDHDKLATILSVFAGIALLASAFLVGNTFTMLSAARAREHALLRAVGATRHHVMRMVLTEALLVGTVASAAGYVAGLGVAAALAEFFAAGGGLPDDLVPPQPLSAGPLAAAFTVGIAVTVLAAFLPARRAAAVAPVAALRTSLPAPARSLRRRNRIGALTTAVGVLIALAATREIGLFAFAVPLLLTGLAVLTPQLALTVSRLLRPPLTRLAGVDAVLALANVARNPLRTAATANALTIGLTLVSAVTVALASLSTMAQRDAEADMPSDLAVTAIDFAEIADDTVGRIARLPHVDAVTATTDVAFRPTGNDSFLYATAVDPAAVGRLVDFTVHAGSLDDLGQGMAVDSGTAAAHGWHLGERVTGRLGSGQERTALRIVALYDGPPALTPVLLSADVLSPRTSAATADSRDGAVDSVLVRAAPGHVADVKRQIRHALGNPTLLVQDRADAGREAARVYAPVLTIMYAMLSVTVMIGALGVANTMGMAVSERVREFGLLRAVGMDRRKVGSILRLEATVVSLLGSALGVVTGGALGALAVVGQSGAVLTVPWGRLLLCFLAAAGIGVLTSLLPGRRAAAVPILSAVRVDDA, encoded by the coding sequence ATGCTCCGTACCGTCCTGCGTTCCCTTCATCGGCAGAAGCGACGGCTGGCCCTGCCCGTGTCGGCCGTCCTGCTCGGCGTCGCCTGTGTCAGCGGTTCCCTGCTGTACGGCCAGTCGCTTCAGCGGACGCTGGCCGAGGCCCGGACGGCTTCCCGGCCCGATGTGTCCGTCGAGATCCTGCCCGACGCGTCCGCCGGTCCGGACTCCCCCGGCGGTGTGCCCCGTCAGGACGAGGCACTGCTGCGTCGCCTGGCCGCGCTCCCCGCCGCCGCGTCGGCCCGGGGCACGCTGGAAGGGCGTGCCTTCCTCCTCGGCTCGGACGGCGAACCGACCGGTTCACCGTCGGCCGCCACAGGCGTCAATTACGTGCCCGACCGTCATGGAACCGACCCCCGCTACCCGATGACCGAGGGCCGCGGCCCGCGTCACGCCGACGAGATCGCCGTCGACCGGCGGTCCGCGCGACGAGCCGGACACCTGGTCGGGGACCGGATCGACGTCATCGTCAACGGCAGGGTCCGCTCCTGCCACCTGGTCGGCGTCTTCAAGGCCCATGATCCGCGGCTCGCCGGTGGCGGCACCCTCACGGCGTTCGACAACGCCACAGCCCGCAGGCAGTTCGCCCCCTCACCCGGCACGTACGCCTCCCTCACCCTTGCCGCGAGGCCGGGTCACTCCCCTGACGCCCTCGCCGCCGACGCCGCGCGGCTGCTTCCGTCCGGGTTGCGGGTGGTCACCCGGGCCGGGCTCGACGCCGAGGCCGCCGCGGGCACCGACCATGACAAGCTGGCCACCATCCTGTCGGTCTTCGCCGGCATCGCCCTGCTGGCGTCCGCTTTCTTGGTCGGCAACACCTTCACCATGCTCAGCGCGGCGCGTGCCCGCGAGCATGCCCTGCTGCGCGCCGTCGGAGCGACCCGGCACCATGTGATGCGGATGGTGCTGACGGAGGCCCTCCTCGTCGGCACGGTCGCCTCGGCCGCCGGATACGTGGCCGGCCTCGGGGTGGCCGCCGCGCTCGCCGAGTTCTTCGCCGCCGGCGGCGGTCTGCCGGACGATCTCGTACCGCCTCAGCCGCTGTCGGCCGGACCGCTGGCGGCAGCGTTCACCGTCGGCATCGCGGTCACCGTGCTCGCCGCTTTCCTGCCCGCGCGCAGGGCCGCCGCGGTGGCGCCCGTCGCCGCACTGCGCACCTCGCTCCCCGCGCCCGCCCGTTCGCTGCGCCGGCGCAACCGCATCGGTGCGCTCACCACCGCGGTGGGCGTACTGATCGCCCTGGCAGCGACGCGGGAGATCGGCCTGTTCGCTTTCGCGGTGCCCCTCCTGCTGACCGGGCTGGCAGTCCTCACCCCCCAGCTGGCCCTGACCGTGTCCCGCCTGCTGCGGCCACCGCTGACACGGCTGGCCGGTGTCGACGCGGTCCTCGCGCTCGCCAACGTCGCCCGCAATCCGCTGCGCACGGCCGCGACCGCCAACGCCCTCACCATCGGTCTCACGCTCGTCAGCGCCGTCACCGTGGCCCTGGCCTCCCTGAGCACCATGGCCCAGCGTGACGCGGAGGCGGACATGCCCAGCGACCTGGCGGTCACCGCGATCGACTTCGCCGAGATCGCGGACGACACGGTGGGCCGCATCGCCCGCCTGCCGCACGTGGACGCCGTCACCGCGACCACCGACGTGGCCTTCCGGCCCACCGGGAACGATTCCTTCCTGTACGCCACGGCCGTCGATCCCGCCGCCGTCGGCCGCCTCGTGGACTTCACCGTGCACGCCGGCTCCCTGGACGACCTCGGCCAGGGCATGGCCGTCGACAGCGGGACCGCCGCCGCGCACGGCTGGCACCTCGGTGAGCGGGTGACCGGCAGGCTGGGTTCCGGCCAGGAGCGGACGGCTCTTCGGATCGTCGCGCTCTACGACGGCCCGCCCGCGCTCACACCCGTCCTGCTGTCCGCCGACGTCCTTTCGCCGCGCACGTCCGCCGCGACGGCCGACTCGCGGGACGGTGCCGTCGACTCCGTCCTCGTACGAGCCGCTCCCGGTCACGTCGCCGACGTCAAGCGGCAGATCCGGCACGCTCTCGGTAATCCGACGCTGCTCGTCCAGGACCGCGCCGACGCCGGACGCGAGGCCGCGCGCGTCTACGCGCCGGTCCTGACCATCATGTACGCGATGCTCAGCGTGACCGTGATGATCGGGGCACTCGGCGTGGCCAACACCATGGGAATGGCGGTCTCCGAGCGCGTCAGGGAGTTCGGCCTGCTGCGTGCCGTCGGGATGGACCGCCGGAAGGTCGGTTCGATCCTGCGGCTGGAGGCGACGGTGGTCTCCCTGCTGGGTTCGGCCCTCGGTGTCGTCACGGGCGGCGCGCTCGGTGCCCTGGCCGTCGTCGGTCAGTCGGGCGCGGTCCTCACCGTGCCCTGGGGCCGTCTTCTGCTGTGCTTCCTCGCGGCGGCCGGGATCGGCGTACTGACCTCCCTGTTGCCGGGACGCCGCGCCGCCGCCGTACCGATTCTGAGTGCCGTCCGCGTCGACGACGCGTGA
- a CDS encoding sensor histidine kinase: protein MNHAFGTRPGGTRILWCLAAVLLPTLLVLEGLDTRSAVLAVAWVVSGALALAALAVPADRFLPVVTAATAASLLLTVLNAQLSQRPEHTYGFVESCALLLTVARALWQRPLLQAVAPAAGATLAASVAFFRLPAPEYGVVGALSVGFTWAGAVLMAVLGLCLRLLDTLRARDHQAVLQAQRLEYARELHDFVGHHITAIIAHTKAVRYISAAGNGLEPTELDRMLAGIEKAGSQAMDSMRAVVSVLRDTEGSAARYDGDLGELRTLLTQFSATGPDAMLTLDPRLTMRRLPPGVGTAAHHVVRESLTNIRKHGQRATVVTVDVRLHDDEAPHLRVSVTDNGAGGTAPAGRPEHDTGLGRRPGYGLLGLAERVEMLGGRFEAGRRGSVWAVSADFPLPSVPRDAPAADELQV, encoded by the coding sequence ATGAATCACGCTTTCGGCACCCGGCCGGGAGGAACGCGCATCCTGTGGTGCCTGGCGGCGGTCCTCCTGCCGACCCTGCTCGTCCTCGAAGGACTGGACACCCGCTCCGCCGTCCTGGCGGTCGCCTGGGTCGTGTCCGGGGCCCTGGCCCTGGCCGCGCTCGCGGTTCCCGCCGACCGCTTCCTGCCGGTTGTCACGGCCGCAACGGCGGCCTCCCTCCTGCTGACCGTCCTCAACGCGCAACTGTCACAACGCCCCGAGCACACCTACGGGTTCGTCGAGTCGTGCGCCTTGCTGCTGACGGTCGCCCGCGCACTGTGGCAACGACCGCTGCTCCAGGCCGTGGCGCCCGCGGCCGGTGCGACGCTCGCCGCCTCGGTGGCCTTCTTCCGGCTGCCCGCTCCGGAGTACGGCGTTGTGGGGGCACTCAGTGTGGGGTTCACCTGGGCCGGTGCGGTGCTGATGGCGGTGCTGGGTCTGTGCCTGCGGCTTCTCGACACCCTGCGAGCCCGTGACCACCAGGCCGTTCTGCAGGCCCAGCGCCTCGAATACGCCCGCGAACTGCATGACTTCGTCGGCCACCACATCACCGCGATCATCGCCCACACCAAGGCCGTCAGATACATCTCCGCGGCCGGCAACGGCCTGGAGCCCACCGAGCTGGACCGGATGCTGGCGGGCATCGAGAAGGCCGGGTCGCAGGCCATGGACTCGATGCGGGCCGTGGTGTCCGTACTGCGCGACACCGAGGGGTCCGCCGCCCGGTACGACGGCGACCTCGGTGAACTGCGCACGCTGCTGACGCAGTTCTCCGCCACCGGTCCCGACGCCATGCTGACGCTGGACCCGCGGCTGACGATGCGCCGCCTGCCCCCCGGCGTCGGCACCGCCGCGCACCACGTCGTGCGCGAATCCCTGACGAACATACGCAAACACGGCCAACGGGCCACCGTGGTGACTGTCGATGTCCGCCTGCACGACGACGAGGCGCCACACCTGCGGGTGTCGGTCACCGACAACGGAGCAGGCGGCACCGCTCCGGCGGGCCGGCCGGAGCACGACACCGGGCTGGGCAGACGTCCCGGCTACGGGCTCCTGGGCCTGGCCGAACGGGTCGAGATGCTGGGCGGGCGGTTCGAAGCGGGCCGCCGTGGCAGCGTATGGGCGGTCAGCGCGGACTTCCCGCTGCCGTCCGTACCCCGGGACGCACCGGCAGCCGACGAACTGCAAGTCTGA